In Actinomyces sp. zg-332, the following proteins share a genomic window:
- the zwf gene encoding glucose-6-phosphate dehydrogenase: MTKIGITIFGGTGDLSYRKLLPALYNLFIREKLGEDFDVCAIGRRDYSIEEYISIIQPWIEKYARLKVEQSKLDEFYKHINYMKLDFTNLDDYEVLQTYYKKLEVKNHIVYMAVAPEFFNVISNGIAKIPAIRSPKIILEKPFGANLEDAKILNDKLEYVFGYENIYRIDHYLGKEMVRNILTIRESNPLFSNVWNKENIECVHISALELVGIGSRAGYYDSTGAVKDMVQNHLLQILSIVAMDDPSKNLSEQQFNVLRDLRDVNKIDIKDSLILAQYDGYLDEENVKPNSNTETYAALKLFIDNDRWRGVPFFIRTGKCTSDREMEVTITFKRISPDVEPNLLIVKIQPIEGVYLEFNIKTPGEEKGRTKAKMEFCQNCEDIFRINTPEAYERMLLACINNDNSWFSKWGQIELSWKYIDELMRGYTRPIYSYSKGSNGPIEADNLAENPDQKWRK; this comes from the coding sequence ATGACTAAAATTGGTATAACTATTTTTGGTGGTACTGGAGATTTATCTTACAGAAAACTCTTGCCAGCTCTATACAATCTATTCATCAGAGAAAAACTAGGTGAAGATTTCGATGTTTGTGCAATAGGTAGGCGTGACTATTCTATTGAAGAATATATAAGCATAATACAACCTTGGATTGAAAAATATGCTCGTCTAAAAGTAGAACAGTCTAAGCTAGATGAGTTCTATAAGCATATAAACTATATGAAACTTGACTTCACTAACTTAGATGACTATGAAGTTTTGCAAACTTACTATAAAAAACTAGAGGTAAAAAATCATATAGTTTATATGGCGGTTGCCCCAGAATTTTTCAACGTTATCAGCAATGGTATAGCTAAAATACCAGCAATTCGCAGTCCAAAAATCATTTTAGAAAAACCTTTTGGAGCAAATCTAGAAGACGCTAAAATCCTAAATGACAAACTTGAGTATGTTTTTGGATATGAAAATATTTACCGCATTGACCATTATTTGGGTAAAGAAATGGTGCGGAATATTTTGACTATCCGTGAAAGTAATCCACTTTTTTCTAATGTGTGGAATAAAGAAAACATAGAGTGCGTGCATATTTCTGCGTTAGAACTTGTAGGAATTGGCTCTCGCGCAGGCTACTATGATTCAACTGGTGCAGTCAAAGATATGGTTCAAAATCATTTACTGCAAATCCTTAGTATTGTAGCTATGGATGATCCGTCTAAGAATTTGAGTGAGCAACAGTTTAACGTTTTACGTGATTTGCGTGATGTAAATAAAATAGATATCAAAGATTCACTTATACTGGCTCAATATGACGGGTATTTGGACGAAGAAAATGTAAAACCTAATTCAAATACAGAAACTTATGCAGCTTTAAAGCTTTTCATTGATAATGATAGATGGCGTGGCGTTCCATTCTTCATACGCACAGGTAAATGTACAAGTGATAGAGAAATGGAAGTAACTATTACTTTTAAGCGTATCAGCCCTGATGTAGAGCCTAATTTACTAATAGTGAAAATACAACCAATTGAGGGTGTATATCTCGAGTTTAATATTAAGACTCCAGGTGAAGAAAAAGGCAGAACAAAAGCTAAAATGGAGTTTTGCCAAAACTGTGAGGATATTTTCAGAATCAACACTCCTGAAGCTTATGAACGTATGTTGCTTGCTTGTATAAACAACGATAATTCTTGGTTCAGCAAATGGGGACAAATAGAGCTTAGCTGGAAATACATTGATGAACTAATGCGTGGTTATACTCGCCCTATATATAGTTATTCTAAGGGCAGTAATGGACCTATAGAGGCCGATAATTTAGCTGAAAACCCTGACCAAAAGTGGAGGAAATAA
- the gndA gene encoding NADP-dependent phosphogluconate dehydrogenase, which produces MQSNIGLIGLGVMGKNLALNMIDKGFKVSGYDITAQRVQDLRVQNISNFDAYDNLEDFISSLECPKKIFVMVPAGSPVDSVIQSLLPFLKDHDIIMDGGNSFHEDTTRRAKELAEKNINYFGVGVSGGQEGALHGASIMPSGNKESYAEISAILESIAAHKDSSPCCTYIGPEGSGHYVKMVHNGIEYADMQLLSEVYLILKYVGNYSNKQISEILSSWQSTEVKSYLVEITSKVLKEKDSHTDNDLIDMIVDVAGNKGTGRWTSIESLKQEYNASMLTAAYQARIMSNQKNLRANFNTATQNTQHKPIDLDELFKAYSLAKTLAFAQGFGLYADASQRFGWNLNLKNIASIFRAGCIIQAQLLQDIMQAYGDGTKELLLHKDFSDRVYNYKNSLAQITILGLEHRLPLPLFTAALTFVNQISHKQLGANIIQAQRDFFGAHTYERIDIEGFEHHNWGENND; this is translated from the coding sequence ATGCAAAGTAATATTGGTCTAATAGGATTAGGAGTAATGGGTAAAAACCTCGCTCTTAATATGATAGATAAAGGCTTTAAAGTTAGTGGATATGATATAACTGCTCAGCGTGTTCAAGATTTACGAGTGCAAAACATATCGAATTTTGATGCATACGATAACCTAGAAGATTTTATTTCATCTCTAGAGTGCCCAAAGAAAATTTTTGTGATGGTTCCTGCTGGTTCCCCTGTCGATAGCGTAATACAATCACTACTGCCTTTTTTGAAAGACCACGACATAATTATGGATGGAGGAAATTCTTTCCACGAAGATACAACACGTAGGGCTAAAGAATTAGCAGAAAAAAACATAAATTATTTTGGTGTCGGCGTCTCTGGTGGGCAAGAAGGAGCTTTGCATGGAGCCAGCATAATGCCTTCTGGAAACAAAGAGTCTTATGCTGAAATATCAGCAATTTTAGAATCTATTGCAGCTCACAAAGATAGCTCCCCTTGCTGTACATATATAGGTCCTGAAGGTAGCGGTCACTACGTAAAAATGGTACATAATGGTATCGAATATGCTGATATGCAACTACTATCTGAAGTTTATCTAATACTAAAATACGTGGGTAACTACTCTAATAAGCAAATAAGTGAGATTTTATCAAGTTGGCAATCAACAGAAGTAAAAAGCTACTTGGTAGAAATAACTTCAAAAGTTTTGAAAGAAAAAGATAGCCACACTGATAACGACTTGATTGACATGATTGTTGATGTTGCTGGTAATAAAGGCACAGGTAGGTGGACAAGTATTGAGTCTTTGAAACAAGAATATAATGCTTCAATGCTTACGGCTGCTTACCAAGCTCGCATTATGAGTAATCAGAAGAATCTTCGCGCTAATTTCAACACTGCTACACAAAATACACAGCATAAGCCAATAGATTTAGATGAGCTTTTCAAAGCCTACTCTTTAGCGAAAACTTTAGCTTTTGCTCAAGGTTTTGGACTATATGCTGACGCTTCTCAAAGGTTTGGCTGGAATTTGAATTTGAAGAACATAGCTAGTATTTTTAGGGCTGGTTGTATAATTCAAGCACAACTATTACAAGATATAATGCAAGCTTATGGCGATGGTACTAAAGAGTTACTCTTACATAAAGATTTCTCTGATAGGGTTTATAACTATAAGAATTCATTGGCACAAATAACAATTTTAGGTCTTGAGCATCGCCTTCCGCTCCCCCTATTCACCGCTGCTTTGACTTTTGTAAATCAAATATCTCATAAGCAGTTGGGAGCAAACATTATTCAAGCACAACGTGACTTCTTTGGAGCACACACCTATGAACGTATTGATATAGAAGGTTTTGAACACCACAACTGGGGCGAAAACAATGACTAA
- a CDS encoding DUF3107 domain-containing protein codes for MNLVIGIHKSNRDISISTDKTVDELTKIINDAFFQGDILTIDSDKGQKYFIPVKRIAYISIDQPRSNPLGFIA; via the coding sequence ATGAACCTTGTTATAGGAATTCATAAAAGCAACCGCGATATAAGCATCAGTACTGATAAAACAGTGGATGAACTAACTAAAATTATAAATGACGCTTTTTTTCAAGGTGACATATTAACAATAGATAGTGATAAAGGACAAAAATATTTTATTCCAGTAAAACGAATTGCATATATTAGTATTGACCAACCACGCTCAAATCCTTTAGGTTTCATAGCATAA
- a CDS encoding MarC family protein, giving the protein MEQIINVTLLGTTFATLFVIMDPPGAVPVFLALTGNYTHESRKKAAWQASVASFGIIIVFMLLGRYILKFLQISLASLQLSGGVVLFLMAMTLLTGMGEDSSSDSNAGGGTQIALVPMGTPMLAGPGAIVAVMVAVESSGQSVGDWVGIITAVVLMHIIIWITLRFSTFIARFIGEGGTLVLTKISGILLAAIATELIARAIFSYIYTQYGAGLPV; this is encoded by the coding sequence ATGGAACAAATAATAAACGTTACCCTTTTGGGTACTACTTTTGCAACCCTGTTTGTTATTATGGACCCTCCGGGTGCTGTTCCTGTATTCCTAGCATTGACTGGTAATTATACTCATGAATCTAGAAAGAAAGCTGCTTGGCAGGCTTCTGTTGCTTCCTTTGGAATCATAATAGTATTCATGCTATTAGGTAGGTATATACTTAAATTCCTACAAATCTCACTTGCTTCTTTGCAGCTGTCTGGTGGAGTAGTATTGTTTTTGATGGCTATGACTTTACTAACTGGTATGGGAGAGGATAGTTCTTCTGATTCCAACGCAGGTGGTGGGACTCAAATCGCTTTGGTGCCAATGGGTACTCCTATGCTTGCTGGCCCGGGTGCTATCGTGGCTGTGATGGTTGCTGTGGAGTCTTCTGGTCAATCAGTAGGTGACTGGGTGGGCATTATTACTGCTGTAGTATTAATGCACATTATTATTTGGATTACTCTGCGTTTTTCTACTTTTATAGCTCGTTTTATAGGCGAAGGCGGAACTTTAGTTTTGACTAAGATTTCGGGTATTTTGCTTGCCGCTATTGCAACTGAACTTATAGCACGAGCAATTTTCTCTTATATTTACACGCAGTATGGTGCTGGGCTTCCAGTTTAA
- a CDS encoding PD-(D/E)XK nuclease family protein, with product MTVRLNCKQQAIYDACMKGESFLVIGQPLTGKTTLATQIFAFKIKESFTSDDCLILAPTNSQVKQIENILTTSVTSATKGQKVRTPSSYALHISQVWHNKRKDPIPDPEVTSLAKQNILVKEVINSKYDEIAENLHTDFISTEEFLRLTVDAVELCEDYDIKPELLKNIAQKVNKPNWYALGVILEEIEHRIDKESKTRTQGRIVSANRIQHYASYLLKNWDSKKHENQVYADLPLPKCIIVENLQDYTQSTFDLIRTLYGLGVQVILTVSPDQTVRSSSINVSKQIFDLAKELDVKTEILDEQYIPSDKISQLQKYIASQITTRTSLPYKETKVVDIYSQKELDKDLQEGIPISDNSADIKIFDNIYNEHKYIARWIREKNIIDKVSLKDIAVIVPSRQEKKFTQTLLHEYGVRCENTYESKILSKSPLIRVILETCIFISELSTLLKRNNIKQIVLKTNKNIAKEKQFLLDPIFCENVIQLIKSNPIYEQSVFKIANSSLVDIDLQTIKRIDLLLLSKKIKDSAENNVAVDSEKSRQSATSGIESDSGAENSIETVSDKNMSTRENADITNASAQDYIPTFVDLIFSNDIQEFCEENKNYLNRRLSEQLEILRKIIVSTLQVLSESQYNVERILWAVWSESKKDVFWCNQVLKEENGYEELDENLDDLIALFDQASWWTARHQRGTITGFCYEKLAEEIETDTVARLGIRPAGVRVLTPKETAGITYKNLVIKGLEKNKWPLRSMADYVYEKNLLSQIFDKEMTFEELESVSPVLQAEIINKDSWQTQLKLLLHSISRSTQNLLFTTIDNEETSPSIFIRMINNVLDRDIYTDDTEESFKCEKAIDTFDLKSHVVNVRRLLNQYLKNQAVPYPKQLLKEEKTFREKLKNLDNLEEELQSNDINTVAKVLNVLRSNNIEGTDYENWYRQLPITNFQPIVLDDEEIYLSPSHLDGIHACQMNWVLESKGGAASPIIQVQLTGNIIHGIAEKYPNITDENGNNLETKIRQSLDTEIEKLGLPDTHFNRKIVRDMNNMIDRYIEYIKLHPEKVETEKVISGKLTTSDGNKEFNIWGRVDRIEHVEDGKVIISDIKTGKSNLTKEKVVEHTQLGVYQMLFNSDKKNSEETLGARIIPLGTGKTLPIQGKIDFDSYRQALQDSYLGETYEQMRKNSSKIKSELKEKGSNTFFYFKLEEILQESFAAHKSPILLHDKSGLKCRTCEIIFESGADDE from the coding sequence ATGACAGTTAGATTAAATTGTAAACAACAAGCCATATATGATGCTTGTATGAAAGGTGAAAGTTTTCTTGTAATTGGTCAGCCTTTGACTGGCAAAACTACTTTAGCGACTCAAATTTTTGCTTTTAAGATAAAAGAGTCTTTTACATCTGATGACTGTCTCATTTTAGCTCCAACGAATTCTCAGGTAAAACAAATAGAAAACATCCTAACTACAAGCGTTACTAGTGCTACAAAAGGTCAAAAAGTCAGGACCCCTTCTTCTTATGCTTTGCATATTAGTCAAGTATGGCATAACAAACGTAAAGATCCTATTCCCGATCCTGAAGTAACTTCTCTTGCCAAACAAAATATTCTTGTAAAAGAAGTCATTAATAGTAAATATGATGAGATAGCTGAGAATTTGCATACAGATTTTATATCTACTGAAGAATTTTTAAGGCTAACTGTAGATGCTGTAGAGCTTTGTGAGGACTATGATATAAAACCAGAACTACTTAAAAATATAGCTCAGAAAGTAAATAAGCCTAATTGGTATGCGCTCGGAGTTATTTTAGAAGAAATTGAACATAGGATTGATAAAGAGTCAAAAACTAGAACTCAAGGCAGGATAGTATCAGCTAACAGAATACAGCATTATGCAAGCTATTTGCTTAAAAATTGGGACAGTAAAAAACACGAAAATCAAGTGTATGCTGATTTGCCTTTGCCGAAGTGTATAATAGTTGAAAATTTACAAGATTATACTCAATCAACTTTTGATTTGATTAGGACTTTGTATGGTTTAGGAGTGCAAGTAATACTTACTGTCTCACCTGATCAGACAGTGCGTTCCAGTAGTATAAATGTTTCTAAGCAAATATTCGATTTGGCTAAAGAACTAGATGTAAAAACTGAAATTTTAGATGAACAGTACATTCCTTCGGATAAGATAAGTCAGTTACAAAAATATATTGCCTCACAAATAACTACTAGAACTTCTTTGCCATATAAAGAAACAAAAGTTGTAGATATATATTCTCAGAAAGAGTTAGATAAAGACTTACAAGAGGGAATACCTATTTCTGATAACAGTGCTGATATTAAAATTTTTGATAACATATACAATGAGCATAAATATATTGCCAGATGGATACGTGAAAAAAATATTATAGATAAGGTTTCTTTAAAAGATATAGCTGTAATTGTACCGAGTAGACAGGAAAAAAAATTTACTCAAACCTTGCTACATGAATATGGTGTAAGATGTGAAAATACTTATGAAAGTAAAATTTTAAGTAAATCACCACTAATTAGAGTTATTTTAGAAACTTGTATTTTCATTAGTGAGTTAAGCACGCTTTTGAAACGTAACAATATCAAGCAGATTGTATTAAAAACTAATAAAAATATTGCAAAAGAAAAACAGTTTTTATTGGACCCCATTTTTTGTGAAAATGTTATACAACTGATAAAGTCTAACCCTATCTATGAACAGAGTGTCTTTAAAATAGCAAATAGTTCTTTGGTCGATATAGATTTACAAACCATAAAAAGAATAGATTTGTTATTGCTAAGTAAAAAGATTAAAGATAGTGCCGAGAATAATGTAGCGGTTGATTCTGAAAAATCTAGACAAAGCGCTACATCTGGTATTGAAAGTGACAGTGGTGCAGAAAACAGTATAGAAACTGTTTCAGATAAAAATATGAGCACTAGGGAGAATGCTGATATTACTAATGCGTCTGCTCAGGATTACATACCTACTTTTGTGGATTTAATTTTTAGCAACGATATTCAAGAATTTTGTGAAGAAAATAAGAATTACTTGAATAGACGTTTGAGTGAACAGCTTGAGATTTTACGAAAAATAATAGTGAGTACTTTACAGGTACTTTCTGAAAGCCAATATAACGTTGAAAGAATATTATGGGCAGTATGGTCTGAATCTAAAAAAGATGTTTTTTGGTGTAACCAAGTACTCAAAGAAGAAAATGGGTATGAAGAATTAGATGAAAACCTTGACGATTTAATAGCTTTATTTGATCAAGCTTCTTGGTGGACTGCACGTCATCAAAGAGGCACAATTACAGGTTTTTGTTACGAAAAACTAGCTGAAGAAATAGAGACAGATACAGTTGCTAGGCTTGGAATAAGACCTGCTGGGGTTAGAGTTTTGACTCCTAAGGAAACTGCAGGAATTACTTATAAAAACTTAGTGATAAAGGGACTTGAAAAGAATAAATGGCCACTTAGAAGTATGGCTGATTACGTTTATGAAAAGAATTTGTTATCTCAAATATTTGATAAAGAAATGACTTTTGAAGAGCTAGAATCTGTATCACCGGTTTTACAAGCTGAAATTATTAACAAAGATAGTTGGCAAACACAGTTGAAGCTACTTTTACACTCAATTAGCAGATCTACTCAAAACTTGCTTTTCACTACTATTGATAATGAAGAAACAAGTCCATCTATTTTTATCAGAATGATTAATAACGTTTTAGATAGAGATATATATACTGATGATACAGAAGAATCTTTTAAGTGTGAGAAAGCGATTGATACTTTTGACTTGAAATCCCATGTTGTAAACGTTAGAAGACTGCTAAATCAGTATTTAAAAAATCAGGCAGTACCGTATCCTAAACAGTTATTAAAAGAAGAAAAAACGTTTAGGGAAAAACTGAAAAATCTAGATAATTTGGAAGAAGAACTACAATCCAATGACATAAATACAGTTGCTAAAGTATTAAACGTGTTACGTTCTAACAATATCGAGGGTACAGATTACGAAAACTGGTATCGCCAATTACCAATTACTAACTTCCAGCCGATTGTATTGGATGATGAAGAAATATACCTTTCTCCATCACATTTAGATGGCATACATGCTTGTCAGATGAATTGGGTTTTAGAAAGTAAAGGTGGCGCTGCTTCTCCGATTATTCAGGTACAACTAACTGGTAATATAATCCATGGTATTGCTGAAAAATATCCAAACATAACTGACGAAAATGGAAATAATTTAGAGACTAAAATAAGGCAGAGTTTAGATACTGAGATTGAAAAACTCGGCTTACCGGATACTCATTTTAACCGCAAAATTGTTCGAGATATGAACAACATGATTGATAGATATATTGAGTACATAAAACTACATCCTGAAAAGGTTGAAACAGAAAAAGTTATTTCAGGTAAACTCACCACAAGTGACGGTAATAAAGAATTTAACATTTGGGGTAGGGTTGACAGGATTGAACATGTTGAAGATGGAAAAGTAATTATAAGCGATATTAAGACTGGTAAAAGTAACTTGACCAAGGAAAAAGTAGTTGAACACACTCAGCTTGGTGTTTATCAAATGTTATTCAACTCTGATAAGAAAAACTCTGAAGAAACTCTAGGGGCGAGAATTATTCCACTAGGCACAGGAAAAACTTTACCTATTCAAGGAAAAATTGACTTTGATAGCTATAGACAGGCTTTGCAAGACTCTTACTTGGGTGAAACTTACGAACAAATGCGTAAGAATTCTTCCAAAATAAAATCCGAGTTGAAAGAAAAAGGTTCGAATACGTTTTTTTATTTCAAGCTTGAAGAAATATTGCAAGAGTCATTTGCAGCGCATAAGTCACCTATTTTACTTCACGATAAATCAGGTTTAAAGTGTAGAACTTGTGAAATAATTTTTGAAAGTGGTGCTGACGATGAGTGA
- a CDS encoding PHP domain-containing protein — protein MRIDTHIHSTYSDGRDTVEEIFRLAKRINLDAIALTDHDTNVGWNEGFEYAEKYGVGFIAGCEISTVYKGMNQHLLAYLYDEKDPLLQSILIKSKNARFVRFQKMCELLRKDYTFSLQDIVESTFGTKSFQALGLENIDYDFLKQTGIPFGRPHLADVLIKFGYFKNRDECFSNVLNAESKYYVSYNPPNILEVIKAVKNAGGFCVLAHPFSKKRGKELCFKDIKELKNRGLDGIEVNHYEHDLKDREKASSICIKLSLLQLGSSDYHGTGKPNRLGENTTDFKSILKMEKETFRKVKWGWNK, from the coding sequence ATGCGTATTGATACTCATATACATTCAACTTATTCTGATGGACGAGATACAGTAGAGGAAATTTTTCGTTTAGCTAAAAGAATTAATTTAGATGCTATTGCTCTGACTGATCACGATACTAACGTTGGGTGGAATGAGGGATTTGAATATGCTGAAAAATACGGGGTAGGTTTTATTGCTGGGTGTGAAATATCTACCGTTTACAAAGGAATGAATCAGCATTTACTAGCATATTTGTATGACGAAAAGGATCCTTTACTTCAATCCATACTTATAAAGTCAAAGAATGCGCGCTTTGTTCGTTTTCAAAAAATGTGTGAATTACTGAGAAAAGACTATACTTTTTCACTACAAGATATTGTTGAAAGTACTTTTGGGACAAAAAGTTTTCAAGCTTTGGGACTGGAGAATATAGATTACGATTTTTTGAAACAAACAGGTATTCCTTTTGGTCGTCCACATTTGGCTGATGTACTTATTAAATTTGGTTATTTTAAAAATAGAGACGAATGTTTTTCCAATGTTTTGAATGCAGAAAGTAAATATTATGTCTCTTATAATCCACCTAATATTCTTGAAGTTATTAAGGCAGTTAAAAATGCTGGAGGATTTTGTGTACTAGCTCATCCTTTTTCTAAAAAACGTGGAAAAGAATTATGTTTTAAAGATATAAAAGAGCTAAAAAATAGGGGTTTGGATGGAATAGAAGTAAATCATTATGAACATGATTTGAAAGATCGTGAAAAAGCTTCTAGTATATGTATAAAATTGAGCTTGTTACAACTAGGCTCAAGCGATTATCATGGTACAGGTAAACCAAATCGTTTAGGTGAAAATACTACTGATTTCAAGTCAATATTAAAAATGGAAAAAGAAACATTTAGAAAGGTAAAATGGGGATGGAACAAATAA
- a CDS encoding lactonase family protein yields MTIVGYVGTYTTGKSQGIYTFSFSEETSSFISSNLFYEILNPKYLCFAGTNNEYIAAVCDFPQSNIQNADIPEPLCCGGSKSATEQNTKSGIVLLDKNGNCLSTLAYENTTSCYITYKNGIFYTANYHEGTLSAIKLEKDNSLKLLRKTLIREKAGCHQVLFYKDKILVPSLFLDKIIVLNESLEIESHIDFPANCGPRHGVFTSDYKYLFVVGELDNIVYTVDTSLMKIVSKTNILENEQTHLKDSAAIRLSKDEKTLYISTRTLEVVSVFNVNEEKLELVQYTTCEGKHPRDFEITENTLFVANRLTNNISAISIEKNLLSNLTDTVYIPEAISIIIESK; encoded by the coding sequence ATGACCATTGTAGGCTATGTTGGAACATATACAACTGGCAAAAGCCAAGGTATTTATACTTTTAGCTTTAGCGAAGAAACTAGCTCTTTTATATCTTCAAACTTATTTTATGAAATTTTAAACCCCAAGTATTTGTGTTTTGCTGGTACAAACAACGAATACATAGCAGCTGTCTGCGACTTTCCACAAAGTAACATACAAAATGCTGACATTCCAGAACCCTTGTGCTGTGGTGGAAGTAAGTCTGCCACGGAGCAAAACACAAAAAGCGGAATAGTTCTGCTTGATAAAAACGGAAATTGCTTGTCGACTTTAGCTTATGAAAATACGACTTCTTGCTACATAACCTATAAAAATGGCATTTTCTATACAGCTAACTACCATGAAGGCACGCTAAGCGCTATAAAACTGGAAAAAGATAACTCTTTGAAGCTACTTCGTAAAACATTAATACGAGAAAAAGCTGGTTGCCACCAAGTTCTTTTCTATAAAGATAAAATACTCGTTCCTAGTCTTTTCCTAGACAAAATCATTGTCTTAAATGAAAGTCTAGAGATTGAAAGTCATATTGATTTTCCAGCAAATTGCGGACCAAGGCATGGAGTTTTCACTTCCGATTACAAATACTTATTTGTAGTAGGTGAACTAGACAACATAGTTTACACTGTGGATACTTCTTTGATGAAAATTGTTTCTAAAACAAATATTCTTGAAAATGAACAAACACATTTAAAAGATAGTGCCGCAATTAGACTAAGCAAAGATGAAAAAACCCTGTATATTTCAACAAGAACTCTTGAAGTAGTCAGTGTTTTCAATGTGAATGAAGAAAAACTAGAACTAGTACAATATACTACTTGCGAGGGAAAACACCCTAGAGACTTTGAAATAACTGAGAATACTCTATTTGTAGCTAATAGACTCACAAACAACATATCAGCAATAAGTATAGAAAAAAACTTGCTTTCAAATTTAACAGACACAGTTTATATACCAGAAGCTATATCCATAATTATAGAAAGTAAATAA
- a CDS encoding aminopeptidase P family protein, which yields MSKTNKTKEQPLSERGSNRSQRPRSENFKEFIGSNWGPRPDGLPERAESADYAAKRREALSQLFEGDCLVIPAGPLKVRNNDCDYRFRPHSAFAHMTGMGTDQEPDAVLVLVPISKEAGVGVASGVLSTNPAYELTSNHSNHKAVLYFRPRASRSSEEFYADSRYGELWVGVRASLEEIESQTGIACAHIKDLENDLKLQAESATIRVVADSDPAVTELVNKVRGQKVTAIDDDLHETLSTLRLCKDKWELQQMQLAVDTTKKGFEEIIKSLPRAIEHHRGERVVEGAFAAVSREEGNGTGYDTIAACGNHANTLHWICNDGPVREGEMILVDAGVEVDSLYTADITRTLPVTGKFSEVQKKIYQAVLDAADAAFEKANEPGVIFRDMHAAALSVLAHRLEEWGLLPVSAEESLKPEGQYHCRWMVHGTSHHLGIDVHDCALARREMYLDAELKPGMCFTIEPGLYFREDDLTVPEEFRGNAVRIEDDLYIDETGKCIRMSDNIPRTIEEVETWMSDLMK from the coding sequence ATGAGTAAAACAAACAAAACCAAAGAACAACCACTATCTGAGCGTGGTTCAAACAGGTCTCAAAGACCAAGATCAGAAAACTTTAAAGAGTTTATAGGTAGCAACTGGGGACCTAGACCAGATGGCTTACCTGAACGTGCAGAAAGTGCTGATTACGCAGCAAAACGCCGTGAAGCACTAAGCCAACTATTCGAGGGTGATTGCTTAGTAATACCAGCAGGACCACTAAAGGTACGCAACAATGACTGCGATTACCGTTTCCGCCCCCATTCAGCTTTTGCTCACATGACTGGTATGGGTACTGATCAAGAACCTGATGCAGTGCTAGTGCTAGTACCTATCTCAAAAGAAGCTGGAGTAGGCGTTGCAAGTGGAGTTTTAAGCACAAATCCAGCATACGAACTTACAAGCAACCATTCTAACCATAAAGCTGTACTATATTTCCGCCCACGTGCTTCTCGTAGCTCAGAAGAATTCTACGCAGATTCTCGTTACGGTGAACTATGGGTGGGTGTACGAGCAAGCCTTGAAGAAATCGAATCTCAAACAGGTATTGCTTGTGCTCATATTAAAGATTTAGAAAATGACTTAAAACTTCAAGCAGAATCAGCTACTATACGCGTGGTTGCTGACAGTGACCCAGCAGTTACAGAACTTGTAAACAAAGTACGCGGTCAAAAAGTCACAGCTATAGATGATGACTTGCACGAAACACTTTCCACTTTACGTTTATGCAAAGACAAATGGGAGCTTCAGCAAATGCAACTAGCAGTTGACACAACTAAAAAAGGCTTTGAAGAAATAATCAAATCTCTACCTAGAGCTATAGAACATCACCGTGGAGAACGTGTAGTTGAAGGAGCTTTTGCAGCTGTTTCCCGTGAAGAAGGTAACGGTACTGGTTACGACACTATTGCTGCTTGTGGTAATCATGCTAACACTTTGCACTGGATTTGCAACGATGGTCCTGTACGTGAGGGAGAAATGATTCTTGTAGATGCTGGTGTTGAAGTTGATTCTCTATACACTGCTGATATTACACGTACGCTACCTGTTACTGGTAAATTCTCTGAAGTACAAAAGAAGATTTATCAGGCAGTTCTTGATGCTGCTGATGCTGCTTTTGAGAAAGCCAATGAACCTGGTGTAATTTTCAGAGATATGCATGCTGCTGCTTTATCAGTTTTAGCTCATCGTCTTGAAGAGTGGGGATTGCTACCAGTAAGTGCTGAAGAATCTCTAAAGCCAGAAGGACAGTACCATTGTCGTTGGATGGTTCATGGAACTAGCCATCACTTAGGAATTGACGTACATGACTGTGCTTTAGCAAGACGTGAAATGTATTTGGATGCAGAATTAAAACCAGGTATGTGCTTTACTATTGAGCCAGGTTTATATTTCCGCGAAGACGATTTGACTGTTCCTGAAGAATTCAGAGGTAACGCTGTACGTATCGAAGATGACCTTTATATTGACGAAACGGGCAAATGTATTCGCATGAGCGACAATATTCCACGTACAATAGAAGAAGTCGAGACTTGGATGTCCGACTTAATGAAATAA